From Cellulosimicrobium sp. ES-005, one genomic window encodes:
- the purB gene encoding adenylosuccinate lyase has translation MPENPAADAPARVSLAEVTPPIALGPLDGRYRAAVAPLVDHLSEAALNRERVHVEVEWLITLCNGVQAVDENAVRPVVPGAPQLSDAEVAYLRRIPATFGGEEIAELAAIERETVHDVKAVEYFVKRRLAAAPDALGPDTVLPGVGELVHFACTSEDVNNLSYALMVRGAVEQVWLPAATALADQLADMAREHADVPMLSRTHGQPATPTTLGKELAVLAHRLRRQLRRIGAAEYLGKLNGATGTYGAHTVAVPGVDWPSVSKHFVEGLGLTWNPLTTQIESHDWQAELYADVARFNRILHNLATDVWTYISLGFFTQIPVPGATGSSTMPHKVNPIRFENAEANLEISSALLDTLGATLVTSRLQRDLTDSTTQRNVGPAFGHSLLAIDNVRRGLKALAANADLMAADLDENWEVLGEPIQSAMRAASVAGVPGMENPYERLKDLTRGQRVDAARLREFVAGLGLPDDVAQRLANLTPATYTGLAARLVTAYLD, from the coding sequence GTGCCCGAGAACCCTGCCGCAGACGCCCCTGCCCGCGTGTCGCTCGCCGAGGTGACCCCGCCGATCGCGCTCGGCCCGCTCGACGGGCGCTACCGCGCGGCCGTCGCACCGCTCGTCGACCACCTCAGCGAGGCCGCGCTCAACCGCGAGCGCGTCCACGTCGAGGTCGAGTGGCTCATCACGCTGTGCAACGGCGTCCAGGCGGTCGACGAGAACGCGGTCCGCCCGGTCGTGCCGGGCGCCCCCCAGCTCTCCGACGCGGAGGTCGCGTACCTGCGCCGCATCCCCGCGACGTTCGGCGGCGAGGAGATCGCCGAGCTCGCCGCGATCGAGCGCGAGACGGTGCACGACGTCAAGGCGGTCGAGTACTTCGTCAAGCGCCGCCTCGCCGCGGCGCCCGACGCCCTGGGCCCGGACACCGTGCTCCCCGGCGTCGGCGAGCTCGTGCACTTCGCGTGCACGAGCGAGGACGTCAACAACCTGTCCTACGCGCTCATGGTGCGCGGCGCCGTCGAGCAGGTGTGGCTGCCCGCCGCGACCGCCCTGGCCGACCAGCTCGCGGACATGGCGCGCGAGCACGCGGACGTGCCGATGCTCTCGCGCACGCACGGCCAGCCCGCGACGCCGACGACGCTCGGCAAGGAGCTCGCCGTCCTCGCGCACCGGCTGCGCCGCCAGCTCCGCCGGATCGGCGCGGCCGAGTACCTGGGCAAGCTCAACGGGGCGACGGGCACGTACGGCGCGCACACCGTCGCCGTGCCGGGCGTGGACTGGCCGTCGGTGTCGAAGCACTTCGTCGAGGGCCTGGGGCTCACGTGGAACCCGCTGACGACCCAGATCGAGTCGCACGACTGGCAGGCCGAGCTGTACGCGGACGTCGCGCGCTTCAACCGCATCCTCCACAACCTCGCGACCGACGTGTGGACGTACATCTCGCTCGGGTTCTTCACGCAGATCCCCGTCCCCGGCGCCACCGGGTCGTCGACCATGCCGCACAAGGTCAACCCGATCCGGTTCGAGAACGCCGAGGCGAACCTCGAGATCTCGTCCGCGCTGCTCGACACGCTCGGCGCGACGCTCGTCACCTCACGCCTCCAGCGCGACCTCACGGACTCGACGACGCAGCGCAACGTCGGTCCCGCGTTCGGCCACTCGCTCCTCGCGATCGACAACGTGCGCCGCGGCCTCAAGGCCCTCGCCGCGAACGCCGACCTCATGGCGGCGGACCTCGACGAGAACTGGGAGGTGCTCGGCGAGCCCATCCAGTCGGCGATGCGCGCAGCGTCCGTCGCGGGCGTCCCCGGCATGGAGAACCCGTACGAGCGCCTCAAGGACCTCACGCGCGGCCAGCGCGTCGACGCCGCGCGCCTGCGCGAGTTCGTCGCCGGCCTCGGCCTTCCGGACGACGTAGCCCAGCGCCTCGCGAACCTCACCCCGGCCACCTACACGGGCCT